From the Lathyrus oleraceus cultivar Zhongwan6 chromosome 4, CAAS_Psat_ZW6_1.0, whole genome shotgun sequence genome, one window contains:
- the LOC127136908 gene encoding uncharacterized protein LOC127136908 produces MDPLEQNHIVLRGDVDSMKNQIDQLVKAMIALEKREDNIQQIAVVENVIPAPVNGLTQPQLVRTPVNNSIVQEHHVIQDPSRDDVVECHHFEFYVPDSHGTSIVVNVEQPQDDTIAKRCCVLEKRLNAIEGQDTLELNALDMCLVPGLVMPAKFKAPEFEKYRGDGCPKHHLVMFCRKMTSHAHNDKLMIHCF; encoded by the coding sequence ATGGATCCATTGGAGCAAAATCACATTGTGTTAAGAGGAGATGTTGACTCGATGAAAAACCAGATAGACCAACTTGTGAAGGCTATGATAGCTTTAGAAAAGAGGGAGGACAACATTCAGCAAATTGCAGTCGTAGAGAATGTTATTCCAGCTCCAGTAAATGGTCTTACCCAACCTCAGCTTGTGCGAACCCCAGTTAATAACTCTATTGTACAAGAACATCATGTTATTCAAGATCCCTCACGTGATGATGTTGTTGAGTGTCACCATTTTGAATTCTATGTGCCAGATTCCCATGGAACAAGCATAGTGGTTAATGTTGAACAACCACAAGATGATACGATTGCTAAAAGATGTTGCgtgctagagaaaagactcaaTGCCATAGAAGGACAAGATACTCTTGAATTGAATGCTTtagacatgtgtttggtacctggcCTGGTTATGCCCGCAAAATTCAAAGCACCAGAATTTGAGAAGTACAGAGGGGATGGctgtccaaagcaccatttggtgatgttttgtcGAAAAATGACCTCTCATGCCCACAATGATAAGTTGATGATTCACTGTTTCTAG